A genomic stretch from Bacteroidetes Order II. bacterium includes:
- a CDS encoding TonB-dependent receptor — protein sequence MKPVLFLRRVLPLLVVMILVFAVVPHSISQSPVWPDTVVITATRYPVEKRLTGRRVEVVSAEQLRSLPAATVDEVLRSVGGVEVQSRGGFGIQSDFTVRGSGFNGVLILIDGVRFNDPQTGHFASDLPVPLSEIERIEVLRGPASALYGPDALGGVVHIITKTTANPKPKAQAHATYGNNDYRSYGGFYSYKLFNTRFGGAHQSQRSDGQAIVLADGSPVLRKGVPLRTDFDQRASTFAVRHRFENSVLNFRTAFDKRDFSAWHFYSASPADSAREATKTWWNQLSLSRDLGEGSWTLSGAYRKHWDEYRFNPMSPANESTSRQWVINWTVLQPIGDKLTVSGGITGEQRSITSNSLGNHTDHLGGVFAALLAKPLKHMHITLGGRADYDPNYGLQTSPAASLAYALNKTTLRAHIGRAIRAPGYTERFLNSTLSNPIGRNIGNPDLKPESAWSHEVGVDYYATPVLTLQATVFVRDTEDLIDYTKTGAGDLNWVARNIVSVQTKGFEMDAQYQKKLGRRSDVQLSGSYTFLDASFEQEPGVSYKYVLSNARQILQAQARYTRNRMTYSLQQLWKAPLVGKRYAVTNLRAELKPFRLFGIRFYGEVRNLTNEKYTEIFDAPMPQRWWMFGIRY from the coding sequence ATGAAGCCTGTTTTATTTTTGCGAAGAGTTCTGCCATTATTGGTAGTCATGATCTTGGTGTTTGCCGTAGTTCCTCATTCCATTTCACAAAGCCCTGTTTGGCCGGATACGGTGGTCATTACGGCCACGCGGTATCCGGTGGAGAAGCGGCTTACTGGAAGGCGGGTAGAGGTCGTGAGTGCCGAGCAACTCAGAAGCCTTCCCGCAGCGACGGTAGATGAAGTGCTACGCAGTGTGGGGGGGGTGGAGGTACAGTCACGGGGTGGTTTTGGCATACAAAGTGATTTTACGGTACGCGGATCGGGCTTTAATGGTGTCTTGATCCTGATTGATGGGGTTCGGTTTAACGACCCTCAGACGGGCCATTTTGCTTCCGATTTACCCGTTCCTCTGTCTGAAATTGAGCGGATTGAAGTTTTACGTGGCCCTGCATCTGCCCTTTATGGCCCGGATGCACTGGGCGGAGTGGTACATATCATTACTAAAACTACGGCCAATCCGAAGCCCAAGGCTCAGGCACACGCCACATATGGCAACAACGATTACCGAAGTTATGGTGGATTTTATAGCTATAAACTGTTTAATACTCGTTTTGGAGGGGCGCACCAAAGCCAGCGAAGTGACGGCCAAGCGATTGTACTGGCAGACGGATCACCGGTTTTGCGAAAGGGCGTTCCACTGCGCACCGATTTTGACCAACGGGCCTCGACATTCGCCGTTCGCCATCGTTTCGAGAACAGCGTTCTTAACTTTCGGACGGCGTTTGACAAACGGGATTTTAGTGCATGGCATTTTTATTCTGCCTCTCCTGCAGATAGTGCCCGCGAAGCGACCAAAACTTGGTGGAACCAACTGAGCCTATCCCGCGATCTGGGTGAAGGCTCTTGGACACTTTCCGGTGCCTATCGCAAGCACTGGGATGAGTACCGTTTTAACCCAATGAGTCCAGCCAATGAAAGTACCAGTCGTCAGTGGGTGATAAACTGGACAGTCTTGCAGCCAATAGGCGACAAACTCACGGTTTCGGGTGGCATTACAGGCGAGCAGCGCAGTATTACCAGCAACAGCTTGGGCAACCATACAGACCACTTGGGAGGGGTTTTTGCGGCTTTATTGGCGAAACCTTTGAAGCATATGCACATCACTCTTGGCGGGCGTGCAGATTATGATCCGAATTATGGCCTTCAAACTTCTCCTGCTGCCAGTTTGGCATATGCTTTGAACAAAACCACCCTGCGGGCCCATATTGGCCGGGCAATACGTGCGCCGGGATATACCGAACGGTTTTTAAACAGTACCCTGAGCAATCCAATCGGTCGAAATATCGGCAATCCGGATTTAAAGCCAGAGTCTGCTTGGTCGCACGAAGTCGGGGTTGATTATTATGCCACCCCGGTGCTCACCCTTCAGGCCACCGTTTTTGTGCGGGATACGGAAGATTTGATTGATTACACCAAAACCGGCGCCGGAGACCTGAACTGGGTTGCACGGAACATCGTTTCGGTTCAGACAAAAGGGTTTGAGATGGATGCACAGTACCAAAAAAAACTGGGCCGTCGCAGTGATGTGCAGTTAAGTGGGAGTTATACGTTTTTGGATGCCAGTTTTGAGCAAGAACCGGGTGTTTCCTATAAATATGTTTTGAGCAATGCCCGCCAAATATTACAGGCCCAAGCCCGATATACCCGCAACCGAATGACCTACTCGTTGCAACAGTTATGGAAAGCCCCCCTTGTTGGCAAACGGTATGCAGTAACCAACCTACGGGCGGAACTGAAGCCATTCAGGTTGTTTGGTATTCGGTTTTATGGGGAAGTCCGTAACCTGACCAACGAAAAATACACGGAAATATTTGATGCACCCATGCCGCAACGCTGGTGGATGTTTGGCATTCGCTATTAA